In Gemmobacter sp., the sequence ACCCGAAGGACCCGGGCGGCGCCACGAACATGGGCATCACCATCGGGACGCTGCGCGACTGGCGGGGCGGGCCAGTCACCAAGGACGACGTCCGCAGCCTGACCAAGCGCGAGGCCGAAACCATCTACCGCGCCCGCTACTGGAACCCGGTGCGCGGCGACGATCTCCGCGCCGGTGTCGATCTCGTTGCCCTCGATCCCGCGGTGAACAGCGGCGTCAGGCGCGGCGTGCAATGGCTGCAGCGCGCGGTGGGCGTCGCGGCCGACGGCAAGATGGGGCCGCTGACCCTGAAGGCCGCGAACGATGCCACTCCCGTCGATGCGATCAAGCGCGCCTGCGCCACTCGCATGGGCTTTCTGCGCGGCCTGAGGACCTGGGACACCTTCGGGCGCGGCTGGTCGCGCCGGGTGGCGCGCGTCGAGGCTGTGGCGGTCCGCATGGCGGTCGAGGCCAGCACGCTGCCCGCTCGCCCGACGCTGATCGCGGAGAAGGCCGAGGCAGAGGCCAAGGCGCG encodes:
- a CDS encoding glycoside hydrolase family 108 protein; amino-acid sequence: MARENFAACMAEIFAHEGGYVDHPKDPGGATNMGITIGTLRDWRGGPVTKDDVRSLTKREAETIYRARYWNPVRGDDLRAGVDLVALDPAVNSGVRRGVQWLQRAVGVAADGKMGPLTLKAANDATPVDAIKRACATRMGFLRGLRTWDTFGRGWSRRVARVEAVAVRMAVEASTLPARPTLIAEKAEAEAKARREGKSAGGVAVGGGAGTTLADLPEWTILLVVAVVVLAVINLLGRRRHEQERAAAFQAVAEEARA